The following coding sequences lie in one Arachis hypogaea cultivar Tifrunner chromosome 4, arahy.Tifrunner.gnm2.J5K5, whole genome shotgun sequence genomic window:
- the LOC112744903 gene encoding uncharacterized protein — protein MGEKEKEKEKNKKNKKQKHQHPNNDQTIKHQDFSFKPSSEVKGLRFGGQFIVKSFTIRRAKPLELLKVLSFPPTKTNNNNKNNKNNSNTKVLPFPSTTCFLPTNFTILAHHAWHTLTLGLGTKKSKVLVFVFENEAMKSQVDRTWPHEIALGEVNKKLIRGLVGSEMARFKFRKGCITFYVYAVRQIGSFGFSCSEDLRTVLQSVVELKDFLDHTAMLSMPNQRSITHQVPAAMAH, from the coding sequence atgggagaaaaagaaaaagaaaaagagaagaacaagaagaacaagaagcaaAAACACCAACACCCCAATAATGATCAAACAATAAAGCATCAAGATTTCTCATTCAAACCAAGCTCAGAGGTAAAGGGTCTAAGATTTGGAGGCCAATTCATAGTGAAATCATTCACAATAAGAAGAGCAAAACCATTGGAGCTTCTCAAAGTTCTTTCATTCCcaccaaccaaaaccaacaacaacaacaagaacaacaagaataatAGTAACACTAAGGTTCTTCCATTCCCATCAACAACATGTTTTCTTCCCACAAACTTCACAATCTTAGCACACCATGCTTGGCACACCCTAACACTTGGCCTAGGAACAAAGAAGTCAAAGGTTCTTGTGTTTGTGTTTGAGAATGAAGCAATGAAGTCACAAGTTGATAGAACATGGCCACATGAGATTGCTCTTGGTGAAGTCAACAAGAAACTCATTAGAGGCCTTGTTGGTTCTGAGATGGCAAGGTTCAAATTCAGAAAAGGTTGCATCACTTTCTATGTCTATGCTGTTAGGCAAATTGGTAGCTTTGGATTCTCTTGTTCTGAGGATCTTAGAACTGTTCTTCAATCTGTTGTGGAGCTTAAAGATTTCTTGGATCACACTGCCATGCTTTCTATGCCAAATCAAAGAAGCATTACTCATCAGGTACCAGCAGCCATGGCTCACTAA
- the LOC112744905 gene encoding glucan endo-1,3-beta-glucosidase-like, translated as MASTKPSFIPLLLLFLRLFTAAYSIGVNYGTLGDNLPPPTAVANFLKTRTNVDSVKIFSVDPQILRAFANTGISVTVTAPNGDILGLGNINTARQWVVNNIKPFVPQTKIKYILVGSEVLHWGDATMIMGLVPAMRTLHAALLAEGIRDIKVTTAHSLAIMRQSIPPSAGEFRPGYAKRILGPMLKFLKETQTPFMVNPYPYFGYNPQNLNFGIFKPNKGLYDNNTKLTYTNQFDALLDAVHSAMKALGYADVDIAVGETGWPSVCDGWDACSIANAQSYNSELIRHVEAGKGTPLMPNRRFETYIFALFNENQKPGPIAERNWGLFQPDFTPVYESGILRNGQRPAPAASNNGPATPTAGGGSQKWCVPKADATAAAMQANINYACSQGIDCKPIQPGGACYAPDDVRALAAYAMNAYYQAKGRHDFNCDFSNSATITSDNPSHGTCQLQA; from the exons aTGGCTTCCACCAAGCCATCTTTCATccctctcctcctcctcttcctccgccTCTTCACCGCCGCATACTCCATCGGAGTCAACTACGGCACCCTCGGAGACAACCTGCCTCCGCCGACCGCGGTGGCCAACTTCCTGAAAACAAGAACCAACGTGGACAGCGTTAAGATCTTCAGCGTGGACCCTCAGATCCTTCGCGCCTTCGCTAACACAGGGATCTCCGTCACCGTAACGGCACCTAACGGAGACATACTAGGTTTAGGAAACATCAATACGGCGAGACAGTGGGTTGTTAACAACATTAAACCGTTTGTTCCTCAGACGAAGATCAAATACATCCTCGTTGGAAGCGAAGTTTTGCATTGGGGCGATGCTACCATGATTATGGGCCTTGTTCCTGCCATGAGAACCCTTCACGCTGCTCTTCTCGCTGAGGGTATCAGAGACATTAAG GTGACGACAGCGCATTCTCTGGCGATAATGCGGCAATCAATCCCACCAAGTGCAGGAGAGTTCAGGCCCGGTTACGCAAAGCGGATATTGGGCCCAATGCTGAAGTTCCTAAAAGAAACCCAAACCCCTTTCATGGTAAACCCATACCCATACTTCGGGTACAACCCACAGAATCTAAACTTCGGAATCTTCAAGCCCAACAAAGGCCTGTACGACAACAACACCAAGCTGACCTACACGAACCAGTTCGACGCGCTCTTGGACGCCGTGCACTCCGCCATGAAGGCGTTGGGGTATGCTGACGTGGACATTGCGGTTGGCGAGACGGGATGGCCGTCGGTTTGCGATGGTTGGGACGCGTGCAGCATCGCGAACGCGCAGTCGTATAACAGTGAGCTGATTAGACACGTGGAGGCTGGTAAGGGAACCCCGTTGATGCCGAATAGAAGGTTCGAGACTTATATATTTGCTCTCTTTAATGAGAACCAGAAGCCTGGACCCATTGCTGAGAGGAACTGGGGACTCTTCCAACCCGATTTTACTCCCGTCTATGAATCTGGAATCTTACGCAATGGCCAG AGACCAGCACCAGCTGCAAGTAACAATGGCCCGGCAACACCAACAGCCGGAGGAGGAAGCCAGAAATGGTGTGTGCCGAAGGCCGATGCAACCGCCGCAGCCATGCAAGCTAACATAAACTATGCATGCAGCCAAGGCATCGATTGCAAGCCAATCCAACCCGGTGGTGCTTGCTATGCACCCGACGACGTTAGGGCGCTCGCCGCCTACGCAATGAATGCCTACTATCAAGCCAAGGGCCGCCACGACTTCAACTGTGACTTCTCTAACTCCGCCACCATCACCTCTGACAATCCAA GCCACGGTACTTGTCAACTCCAAGCTTGA